The Chamaesiphon minutus PCC 6605 DNA window CTACATGTATTATGTGCGATTGGGATTTATATCGGTAGATTCTTGCGTTTTAATAGCTGGAGCTTGGTTACCCAACCCAAACATTTTCTCAGCATTCTCCCCGGCGAATTAATCGGTAAATTTCCCTTGGTTGTAATTCTCTTAACTATCGCTATTATTGCGGGTTTGTACGCGCTCTGCAAACCTCTCGTTGCCAAGTCTTCGCTCTATCGAGAATAAGCTACACACCTAACACCTAAAGCCTAAAGCCTAAAGCCTAAAACCCGCTCCATTGACCTATGTTGTGGATGTTGCTAAGACGATCTTTAGATTTGAACACTATTCCGACCTAAATATAGTAGAATACAGTAGATATATTTTTAGAGGCAACGTCATGACGGTCAGCCAACGGGTGACAAGATCGATTCTTCGTAGGAGACAGGCGATCGCAGGAGTAATTATTGGTGCGGGTTTGAGCCTAAATTTGGCAGCTTGTGGCAACAGTAGTAACACTTCCCAGTCTGGTACGGGACAAAAGAAGGATGTCGAAATTACCCTCGTTGGCTATGCGGTACCCAAAGCCGCTCACGATGTAATTATTAGAAAGTTTGCCGCCAAATGGCAGCAAGAGCAAAACCAGAAAGTTACCTTCAAGCAAACATATGGTGGTTCTGGCTCGCAAACCCGCGCTGTAATTGATGGTTTACCTGCCGATATCGTGCATTTAGCGGTGGGTAGCGATGTCGATAAACTAGCCCAATCTTCTCTGGTAGCACCAGATTGGCAGAAGAAGTTACCCAATAATGCTATTGTCGCGCGTAGCGTCGTCGCGATCGTCACCCGTCCTGGCAATCCCAAGCAAATTAAATCTTTTGCAGATTTGGCTCGTCCCGATGTCAAATGGGTAACCGCCAACCCTAAAACCTCTGGCGGTGCGCGGTGGAATTTCTTAGCATTGTGGAATAGTGCGATTAAAGCTGGCGGAAATGAAGCTAAAGCTGCCGAACTTGTAACTAACGCCTTCAAAAACGTCGTCGTGCAGCCTAAAGATGCCCGCGAAGCAACTGACGCTTTTGCCAAACAGGGACAGGGTGATGCTTTATTAAACTATGAAAATGAGACTATTTTTGCCAAAGAAAGAGGTCAAGCACTCGATTATGTAGTGCCGGATGTGAATATTTCGATCGAAAGTCCAGTGGCAATTGTCGATAAAAATGTCGAGAAACATGGCAATCGCGAAGTCGTCGAAGCTTTTGCCAGGTATATGTTTTCGCCCGAATCGCAAGCCGAATTTGTGAAGTTAGGTTATCGCCCAGCAGCGACCATTGCAGATCCGCGCTTCCCGCAGGTGAAAACGCTAACTACTATCGCCGAATATGGCGGTTGGAATGCCGTCCAGAAGAAATTCTTTGAGGATGGAGGTGTTTACGACAAAATTGAAGCTGGTAAGAAATAGTTAAAGCATCCGATACCAATAGCCTAGTAGTATACCGCGTAAAAATAGTAACTAGATTTACGCCGTATACTATTAATCTATTTAAAGCGACAATTATTTATCGTTCCAAACATTCCGCCAAAATGGAGTCGTTCCTTCGGCTTTTTTAGGCTGAGTAATCGAGAAGTCCATCTTAGTGTAGATATCGCGAATACTCCAGCCAGTAAGATTGGCTAAAGTGCCTGCTTCTTGCTCTAATCTCGCTTGGAGAGACTGTTTGTATCTTTTGCCAGCATCACAACTAAGATTACCTTTAAATGGATGACGCATTACATAACGACCTTGGAAATTTTCTTGGTTTCCAGTTTCTTGAAACATTAAATCTTCAGGAAATTTGTTGCGAGTATAACGAACGTGAACGCGCGTGATAAAAGTATTGCCAAAAGCGATCGGGCGACGAGAACGAATTGACGGTTGGCTCGATGGATCGCTATTCCCTTCCCAGAATACGCCAGCTTCTCTCAATTCGGTTTGATTTGGCGGGTCGCTCGAACAAGGATCGCAGTTAGATACATTCCAAGCATATTCCAAGAAGGCAACTTTCTTCTGTTCGCGCTCGTAGATTCGTTGAAATGTTGCTTTATAGAAATCTCCAAATTCTGACTTAACAAACTCTGGCACTGATTTATCAGTTGGGATTTTTACAGTTCGATAATTAGTCAGTTCGACTCGTCCTTTGGGAGAAAGTACATATACGACCAAATCTTGCTCGCCGCGAGAATTAATCATCCCCAAGCGGATCGGGAGCATAAATTTAGGGGATTCGTAAGCGATCTGAAGCGGACGTAATAGTTGATAGCCCGATTTGTCGAATTCTTGGAGGTCGATTTTGGCGACAAAGAATTTGAGTTTTTGTTTGATATATGGACTTAATAATTCACTTGCACCTTTTGGAATATTGTAGCCATTTTGCCGCAGCCATGTTTCTAATCCGTCGGATTGTTTGGCACTAAGAATGACAATATCATATTCATTTACTTTAAACGTATCTTCAACTGTTACGCCTAAATTTCCTTGAGCTTTTCTAGCTCTTTGGATAGGTGCAGCCGCTGACGGTACTGCTCTAGTGTCGGTTGCTGATTCATTCAATCG harbors:
- a CDS encoding sulfate ABC transporter substrate-binding protein, whose product is MTVSQRVTRSILRRRQAIAGVIIGAGLSLNLAACGNSSNTSQSGTGQKKDVEITLVGYAVPKAAHDVIIRKFAAKWQQEQNQKVTFKQTYGGSGSQTRAVIDGLPADIVHLAVGSDVDKLAQSSLVAPDWQKKLPNNAIVARSVVAIVTRPGNPKQIKSFADLARPDVKWVTANPKTSGGARWNFLALWNSAIKAGGNEAKAAELVTNAFKNVVVQPKDAREATDAFAKQGQGDALLNYENETIFAKERGQALDYVVPDVNISIESPVAIVDKNVEKHGNREVVEAFARYMFSPESQAEFVKLGYRPAATIADPRFPQVKTLTTIAEYGGWNAVQKKFFEDGGVYDKIEAGKK
- a CDS encoding DUF2330 domain-containing protein, translated to MKISQIIISLCLACILVLACATQALAFCGFYVGGADAKLFNKASQVIIARNGDRTILTMANDFQGAIKDFAMVVPVPVAIKKEQVHVGKRTTIEKLDAFSQPRLVEYFDPDPCADTRLNESATDTRAVPSAAAPIQRARKAQGNLGVTVEDTFKVNEYDIVILSAKQSDGLETWLRQNGYNIPKGASELLSPYIKQKLKFFVAKIDLQEFDKSGYQLLRPLQIAYESPKFMLPIRLGMINSRGEQDLVVYVLSPKGRVELTNYRTVKIPTDKSVPEFVKSEFGDFYKATFQRIYEREQKKVAFLEYAWNVSNCDPCSSDPPNQTELREAGVFWEGNSDPSSQPSIRSRRPIAFGNTFITRVHVRYTRNKFPEDLMFQETGNQENFQGRYVMRHPFKGNLSCDAGKRYKQSLQARLEQEAGTLANLTGWSIRDIYTKMDFSITQPKKAEGTTPFWRNVWNDK